From Fusobacterium varium:
GATTTGAGCTGGTACAAACCATTTATGATAAGAGAGCAGAGGTTTTCATATAGAGTTTCTTTCAGTGGACAGTATTCAGATGATATACTTTATTCTTCTGAAAAATTAGGAATAGGAGATGATACTACTGTAAGAGGATTTAAGGAGAACTCAATAATGGGAGATAAAGGTTTTTATATAAGAAATGAAATTGGATATAATTATAAATCTTTAGAACCATTTATAGCATATGACTATGGAAGAGTGAAAGATGTATATAAAGATGAATATTATGAGAAAAATGGAAGTGAAATGAGTGGAGCAACAATAGGATTGAGAATGTATTTGAATAATTTTGATATGAGTTTTTCATATTCAAAACCACTAACAGCTCCAGCTTATATAAAGAAAAATACACATGAGATATATTTTAGTATGAGTACAAGATTTTAAACATTTTAAGGGGGAAGATTAAAATGGAGATATTAAAAAACAAGCTGCTGAAAAGATTGCTTATATATACCTACATCTTTTTTAGTATCTTTACACAATCAGCAATGGCAGCTGCAAAAGTAGTTGACCAAAACAGAAATCAACAGGTAAATGTAGAAAAGGCACCAAATGGAGTTCCAATAATAAATATAAATGCACCTAATAAGAATGGAGTTTCACATAACTATTTTGAAGAATATAATGTTGGAAAAGAAGGAGTGCTCTTAAATAACAGCAGTAAAGAAAATAATAAAACTCAACTGGGAGGAATTATTCAAGGAAACTCTAATTTAAAAGGCAGAGAAGCTGATGTTATTCTGACAGAAGTTACAGGTGTAAACAGAAGTAATATAGAAGGATATACTGAAATAGTTGGAAAATCTGCTGAGTATATTTTAGCAAACCCAAATGGAATATATCTAAATGGAGCTGGGTTTATAAATACGCCTAGAGTAATACTTACAACTGGAAAATCTATAACTGATGAACTTGGAGATTTGAAAGGGTTTGATATAGATGATGGAACGGTGGTAGTGGGAAGTCAAGGGATAGATGGAAAAAATGTAAGAATGGTAGATATTGTTTCAAGAACAGCAGAGCTGAATGGTGCAGTATATGGTGGAGAAGAAGTAAATGTTGTTTTAGGAAGAAATGAATATAATCATAAAACAAGAGAAGTGAAAGCCAAGGCTGAAAAAGATGGAGATAAACCTAAAGTGGCTTTAGATGCTAAAGCATTAGGTTCTCTTTATGCTGGTAAAATATATCTTCAAAGTACAGAAAAAGGTGTTGGAGTAAATAGTCAGGGAGAGATGCTGGCAGGGTCAGGGGATCTTGAAATAGATGTTAATGGAGATTTGATATTAAAAGATGCTCAAGCTAAGAATGATATAAAAATCAAAGCAGATAATGTAAATATACAGGAAAAAGCTATTGCAGAAAATAATATTAATATAAACACTAAGGATATAGTGAATACTGGAAGTATATCTTCAAATAAAAATATAGAAATAAATAGTTCAAATATTGAGAATAAAGGAAATATATCTTCAAAAAATATAAATATATCTAATAAAGATAAGATTGTTAATACAGGAAAGATTTCAGCTGATAATGTAACAATAGCTTCAAAAGATATGGAAAATAAAGAGCTTACTGCAGTAAATGCAGATATTACTTTAAGTGGAAATTTAAAAAGTGAATCATTGAAAGCAGTAGAAAATTTAAATATTAAAGCAAAAAATATAGAAAATACAGGAACAATAGCTGCTAATAAAAAAGTAAAAATTGAAAGTACAAATTTATCAAATAAAGGTAATATCAGTGCAGATAGTATAGAAATAAAAAATGAAAATAATATTTTAAATGAAAAAAATATAATATCTTCTTCAATTAATATGACATCAAAATTTCTGTATAATAATGGGCTTATCCAAGCTGATATTTTAACTTTAAAAATTACAGACTACTTAGAAAATAATGGAAATATATTGGGTAAAACAACTACATTAAATGTTGGACAACTGTTGAATAAAGGAACTCTTTATGGAGAAAATTATCTGACTATCACATCTTCTAAATATATTAATGAAGATTTGGGAATTATAACTGGAGGACAGCTCTTCATAGATGGTATTGGGGATAATGCTGGAGATATGTCAGGAGAAAAACTGATTCTCACTGGAAAAGAAATTAAAAACAGTGGAAATATAACAGGAAGAGATACAGTTAATATTACTGCTGATTTAAATAATAGTGGAACTATTCAAGGAAAAAATCTGGTAAATATAACTGGCAGTATAGACAATAAAAAAGATATAAAGAGTGAAAATGAATTAAAGATATCTGGAAATATAATAAATACTGGGTATATTTATAGTGAGAATGCAGAGATAACAGGAAACCTCAATAATAGTGGAGAAATTCTTTCTCTTTTAAATATGAAGATATCAGGGAATATAACCAATAATAAAGTCATAAGCAGTGGAAATAAGCTTGTTTTATTGAGTGATGATATTTTAAATAATGGCAGAATATCTGCTTTGGAAATTTTAATCACTGGAAAAAAATTTGTAAACAGCGGGATAATGACTTCAGATACTGGAATTTTTAATATTTATGATTTTGAAAATTCAGGAATTATACATGGTAATAAAAATATTACTATTTCAGGAAATCAAATTGTGAATACTAAACTTATCCAAAGTTCAAATGACTTGTATCTAATTTCACAGAATATAATAAATAAAGGAGACATATTCTCAAGAAATAATATGAATATTACTTCACAATTTTTCAATAACAGTGGAAGAATAATAGGAGATGGAGATTTAAAATTTGATGCTGCTAATTATATTGAAAATTCTAATTTGATTCAAGGGAAAAATATAACACTTAAAAAAATTGATAATAGCGGAAAACTTGTTGCAAAAGAAAATATAAAAGCCTCTAAAGTAAAAAATACAGGTACTATATCTGCTATGAAGAATTTTGAAGGGGAAGGGCTGTTGAATTTTCTTTTTGGAAAATTAATTCTTGGAGAGAATATGAGCCTTGAAAAAGAGCTGCTCAATGAAGGAATTATTTCAGTAAAAGGGGACATAACAGCAGAAAATGTTTCTAATACTGGAAGTATAATTTCAGATAAAGATATAAGATTAAAAGAATTAGATAATAATGGGGGAATTATTGAAGGAAAAAACATAGAGATAAAAAATACTACAGTTCTTAATAATCAATCAGGAAATATAAGAGTATTTGACAATGATTCTGTGCTGTCTATTCAGGCAGAAAATATTCTAAATACAGAGGGAAAGATACAATCTCAAGGGCAGCTTGAACTTAATATTTTTAATTCTTTTGCTCTTGAAGGAAGTTATACAGGAAATGGACTTTTAAAAATAACAGCAGTATCTCTTACTACAAAAACAGATATAGAAAATAGTGGAGATATAGTACTTAATTTAACTGGAGATTTTTTAAACAATAATAAATTTATTGGTGGAAAGAGTATAACTATAAATGCTGTGAATCTAGTAAATAGTAATATACTGGGAAGTACAGAAAGTTTTACAGCAAATCTTTCAGGAAGATTAGATAACTATAATAAATTGGTTTTAGGACATGGAAATAATATGATAATAGCTAGTGAAAGCGTCATTAACAATGGATTTTTAACTTCACAGAATAATTTGGATATAAATTCAAAAGATTTAATAAATAATAGTCAGATAATTTCTGGAAATAGTTTGATTTTAAATACAGAGAGTATATTAAATGGGAACTATTCATTGATATATTCAAAGAATGATATAACTATGTCTGTAAAAAAAGATTTTATTAATAATAAGGGAGAAATATTCTCTGAAAATAATATAAAAATAAAAGCTTTAGGTAAAGTTCAAAATAATGCAGGGATTATTGAAGCAATAGGAGATATTTATATAGAGGGAGAACAAATTGAAAATCTTGGAGAAGTTATAGAGAATCCTTCTGTTGCTGAAAATATATCAGTTTCTACAATGTCGGAAAGTTTAGATCTGGTGGATAGAGCAGAAAATAATTATGCAAGTACAATGGCATATATTTCATCTGGAAAAAATATTACTCTGAAAACTACAGGAGATGTTATAAATAGAGAAGGAAATATTTCAGCAGATAATGATGTAAATATAACAGCCTACAGGTTGATAAATGAAAATTTTTCAGGAAATACTGCTGTCTATTCTCTGACTGGAAGTGAAGCCACAGGAATTGATAAGGGAACAAAAATATCAGCAGGGAATAATATAAATATATCTGCTATAAGAACAGGAGATGGAATTTTCTCCAAAGAGATAAATATAGTAAATGCCAAAGATATAAATATAAAGCAAGTAATTTTAAACAGCAGTAATGTAGAAAGAATTGGGACGATTGATATAGAAAGTTATATTACAATTCCTGAAGAGGATAAAGGGTTGTTTGTTGTGAATAAGGATTTAGTAAATTCAAAAGATATTTTAATAGATTCTAAAGAAAAAACAGAGGTTGGCAAAGATGAAATATCAATTATAAATAATTCTATTTCAAATGAAAAAGAACCTGAATTTAAATATCTTATAGAAACAAATATAAAATTTACAGATATGGGTTATTATCTTGGTTCAGATTATTTATTTGGAAAAATAGGTTATAACCCTGAAAAAGATATCAAACTTCTAGGTGATTCATTTTATGAGTCAAGAATAGTAAACAGAGCTATTTTTGAAAGTACAGGAAAGAGATATTTAAATGGAGCTGTGAATGAAAAAGAACAGATGCAGATATTGCTGGACAATTCTATAAAAGCTATGGAAGACTTTAATCTGTCCATTGGAATAGCTCTTACAAAAGAACAGATAAATAATCTTAAAGATGATATTATATGGTATGTGGAAGAAGAGGTAGAGGGAGTAAAAGTTTTAGTTCCAAAGGTATATCTTTCTAAAGAAACTCTTGCTTCATTAGGAAAAATCAATCTGGAATAATAGCTAGTTAGAGATGATATAATTATATTTATAGGTTAGAGTTTTAAGTATGAAGGAAGTAAGTTTAATCAGAGAAAAATTGGGATGAATTTGTATTAGGGAATTTTAAAATCATAATTTTATGAATAAATTAAGTATAGAGAAAATAAAATCGTATTTAATACAAAGGTGAGAAATTAAGGGGCTGTTGCAAATTAGTGATTGATAAACTAATTTGTGCAGCTTCTCTTATTTTTTATAAAAAAATAGAAATCTATTTTATAGATTTCTGCTAATTTATATTTTTATATTTATTTTTAAGTATCAAAAAAAGAAGTAGATGATTTTTTATTTATCTAAGCTACTTTTAATGAGTGAAGTGTTGTTCCTAAGCGATTATTTATATTTCTGCTTAGATATCTGTTGAAGTTGTAAGCGATACAAAACAAACATATTTCTCTTAAAACACTTTTTTTACTTCGAACTTTTAATTTTCGCAATTTCATATCTTCTTTCAAAACTGCAAAAGCACCTTCTACTTGAATACTTCTGTTCATTCTTAATTGTTTTCCATAATTGCTTGATACATTCTCTTTTGATTTATTTGATAAAATTCTAAATCTCGCATTGTACTTAATTTTTTTGTTAGTTTCAGGATTCCAAAAATATTGAACTGTATTATTTTTGTTAGAGTATAGAAATTCTAATTCTAATCCATCTTTTCTAAATAGCTTATTTTCAGAATGATTATATATTAAATTTTCTACTCTGTTTAAATCATTTTTAAACTTTCTGATTTTAGATTTTTCAAAATATATTGGTTTTATGTATGAAGTATAGTCCATTTTTTCCAAATATTCATAATTTGAAATACTTTCATATCCTGCATCAGCTACAATATTTTTAATTTCTAAATTTTGAGATGAAATTTTCTCTAAAAATGGAATCAAAGTTTTAGAATCAGAAGGGTTAGAAAAAATTTCATATGAAGAAATATATTCACTAATCACTCCTATTTGTAGATTATATCCAGGTTTTAATTGACCATTTCTCATATGGTCATCTTTCATTCTCATAAAAGTAGCATCTATATCAGTTTTTGAATAGCTATTTCTACCATTAAGATTTTTAAAATGATTAGAATATTTTTGATACTTTTCTAAGTATTCTGCGCATAATTCTAAATACTTTTGCTCTTTAGATTTTCTCTTTCCTCTACCTTTGACTATTTGAAAATTCAAATTAGAAAGATATGAATATATTTCAAGGAAGTTGTCATATTGTAAGTTGAAATCATCATTAAAATTTGAAATTAATTCAAGAATTTTTTCATCTAATCTAGTTCTATATTTCTCAATAGATTTTTTCCAAACAAATGTATATTTATTAGCATATGCTTCAATTTTAGTGCCATCAATATATATTGTTTCAGTGGAAATATTTTCCATTTCAAAAATTTTTTCAACGAATTGTTCAAATAGATCTGGAAGAATATCTTCAGTTTTTACTAAGAATCTAGAAATAGTAGAGTGATCAGGAATTTTAGAATCTTGTAAAAGAAACCTAAATTTAATATTTTCATGGCAAGCCATTTCTATATCTCTAGTAGAAGTTAAATTGCGCGAATAGGCATAAACAATGATAGAAAACATTCTGATAGGATGTACCTTTGTTTTGTAAGAAAATACTTGCATTAAACTACTAAAATCTAATCCCTCCAATATTGAGCTAAGTTTTCTTACAGGATCATTATCAGAAATTTCATATTGTAAAAAGTTAAAAAGTTTAGGTTGATTTAATTGAAAAAAAATGTTATTATTAGTTGGTTTTTGCATAGGTATATTATATTAGAAATTTGAAAAAATTTTTAGTATTTTATACCTTTTTTTATTTAAAAAGAAAAAGCTGACAAGAAGAAAACTTCAAGTCAGCTTTTTTGATAATTGGGCTGTTTTAAATTTGCAACAGCCCCTTTTGCTATTCTATAGAAAAATATTAATAGTAGAAAATCTAAAAAATATATTTATGAATTAAAAAGATATTAATAAATCTATATATAATAAATTTTTTTATTTGATAAAAAAGAAAATATAAACTTGAGGAGAATGTTTATATAAGCATTTTTAATTAATGAGATTGTAACAATTTTAAGACAAAAACATTAAAATATGATTGTAGCTTTTTTGATGTTGTCATAATTTTTAATAGTAACAGGTAAAATGTGGTTTTCTGGAATTATTATTTTTTTATTTAAATTTACAATAGCAGCATATAAAATTTTTCCTTCAGCAACATTGGCAGGAAGTTCAGTTACACATTTGACAGCACCAAGAGGGCCACTGCTTTTTCCATAGTTGTACCAAAATTTTAAATTGAAATTTTCTCATTCAGCAGTTCTTAATTTTGCTGCCAGATTATCTATATTATTTCTAACTTTTGTTAAAAATTCATAATCATTTTTTATATCTTCATCAAGAGAGTAAAAAATAAAATTGAATTTTGCTGTTTCATTTACATTCTCTGATATAACATAAATATTTGTTTCACATTTTTTAGAAGAAAACCATCCCATAATTTATACCTCCAGTTTTTATATTATAGTAACAAGGAGTTTAAATTATGTCTATATAGCAATGGTTGCTTTTTGTATATTATACATTACTTTTTGTGTTAAATAAAAAATATTAATATAAAATTATTTATTAAAAGAGGCGAAAGATTATGAAAAAATTTTTATTTTTAATTTTATTTCTTGGAGTTTATATTTTTACTTTCCCTAAAGAAGAATTTTTTAAAAAAATAGAACTTGAGAAAGTAAAAAATATTCTTATAGAAAATGGATTCAGTTTTAAAGATGAAGGTACATATTATTTTTTTGAAAGAAAAGCTGGGAAGCTTAATGAAAAGATAGATATTTTATTAAAAAATAAAGAAATACCGTATGGGATAGGTATTATTGTATCCTGTCATAAGCTGGATTCAAATCAGACAAAATTAAAAAATACCTTAATAGATTTAGTAGAAAAAATGGGTGAAGGAATTTTAGACAGGGAATTAAAAGAAAGAATGCTCAATTCTTTAAAAAAAATGCCAGAAAAAGCAATTAAAAACACTGATGGGATAGTATCTTATATAAAAAAAACAAGTAATATGACTGAAAATAAGGATTATTCTATAATAATTGCTAATAGAGAAAATGGTAAAAGTATAAAAGTTATTTTTGAAAAATATTCTATGGATGAAAAAAATTGATTATATTTAAATTTTTTGGAGAAAGGAATTTTTCTTTATTTTTTATATGGATATATTGACGCAGGAAAGAGTTTTATCGGTTCTTAAAAATAGAATTAAAGGCATATTTAAAAGAAAAAAATCTTTACTTATAGATTTATTAATGATAATATAAAGCTGATTAAAAATCATTTAGGAGATTTAATATCAAAATAATTTATAAGGGGAATTTTAAAATGATAAGGTTGAGAAGAAGTAAGGGGAGTTTAGGTTTTGGATTAATATTTGTAGCAATATGTTTAATTGTTTTAGGAGTAACGACAATAAAGGAAAGATATTTTGAAAAATCTGTACTTGTGATAAATAATAAGACAATAAAATCAATTAATAATGTAAAAATAATCTATGTTGAAGAAAATAAAGTTATAGATGCTGGAGATATAAAAAGAGAGTCTAAATATAAACATAAGATAGATATAAATAAAACAGGAGCTATTTTATTAGAATATACTGAACATAAGAAGAAGACTCACAAATATCAGATAATACCTGAGATAACACCAAAAATGGAGAGAGTGGAAGTTATTTTAGATGATTTTATGTATCCAGAAAAAATTGAAATAAAGATAGGAAATAAATAAAAATTTATTAAAAACATAGAGAGGGTATCAAAGAATATGCAAAATAATATAGAAAATTTAATGAAAAAATGGGGGGAAGACTTAATTCAAGTACTTCCTGGAACAATATTGAGAATAATATGGATAATATTTTTAATACTTATAATGAAGCATGTTGTTAATATAATTATACAAACACTTAAACTTTTAATGGAAAAGAGTCATATAGATGAACTTTTATCATCATTTGTTTTATCTTTAACAAAAACTATAATATATATAGGTTTTTTCTTTCTTGTTATAGGTGGGTTGGGAGTAAAAGCAACTTCATTGATAACATTGCTGGGAACAGCAGGGTTGGCAGTTGGACTGGCATTACAAGGAAGCTTATCCAATCTTGCAGGAGGAGTTTTAATTTTATTTTTTAAGCCTTTTTTAAAAGGAGAGTATATAAAAAGCACTTCAGGAGATGGAACTGTAGAATGCATCCATATTTTATATACAGTGCTTACTACTCCTGATAATTCAAGAATAATAATACCTAACAGTCAGTTGGCAAATACAGCAATAACAAATATATCACGAAACGCTGAAAGAAGGGTTGACCTTGCGGTATCAGTGGCATATGGAACTTCTGAGGAAAAGGTAAAGAAAGTACTGACTGAAATAGCAGACAGAGACCCGAATATTCTCCATGATATGGGATATACAATAAGAATGAATAAACATAATTCCAGTTCTTTAGATTATGTTTATAGGGTATGGGTAAAAAAAGAAAATTATTGGGAAGTATATTTTTCTTTAACTGAAAAAATTGCAAAATATTTTGAAAGAGAAGGAATAGAAATACCTTATCAGAAAATAGATATTTACAGTAAATAGGATATTGCTTAATATCAAAATTTAAGGAGATGATGAATGTTAAAAAACGTAAACATAACTGTATTTGTATTGGGGATAGGAACAACATTATCAGCTTGTGTTTTAATATCAATAGCAATTTATTTTAACAGTGAGAAATTATTTGCTGTAGCCGACTACATACCATATTTTTCAGGGATAATTATTTTTATTTATTATATTTTTTTAATAAATTTGGAATTAAAAATTATATTGCTTTTGTTCTTGCTTCTAAAGGGATAGGATATATTCTAGAAAAGATATTTTTAAATAGTATTTATGAGATTATTTTAAAAAATAATTATATAGAGTATTCTACAAAAATAATATTTGTTCTTATTCTCTCAGGAATAATTTTTTCCATAATTAATAGTGTTTTATATCAAATTGCTAAGAATAGTTCTAGAAAAATGTTGATTGCAAAAAAGTATGAATAGAAATTTCTATAAAAATTAAGACAATATAAATGAAAAGGGATTTCGATTACAATTGAAATCCTTTTTTTGTTTAAAAAATAAATTATTGTGTATAAAGGACAATGTTTTGTGTGTATAAAAAAACATTTTGTGTTTAAAATAAAAAAATAAAAGAAATTATGATATTCTTTAGTTAAAGAATATCATAAAAATAGACAAAGAAAGCTTAATTAATTTTTATACTATAATTATTAAATACACAAGGAGGAGATTGTGATAAGAAGATTTTTTTATTTAACTATTTTATATTTACTTTCTTTTTTTAATCTTTCAGCAATTGAAGATCAGCTTATTTTAGATAAGAATGGAAAAGAGTTATTTAATTTAAGATTTTTTGATGAAGGAGAAAAAATAAAACTTGAAGATTTGGAAGAAATATCAACTTATTCATTAAATTCAGAAGAAAAAAAAGCAATTTTAGGTGCTGGTAAATATTGGAAAGATATTTTAAATACTAATAACAACTCTCTTTCAAAAATATTTATATATACAAGTAATGTTGAAAATGCCTCAGCATATAGTCCTAATATAGAAGATGGAATAGCTAAGGGAATGACACAGCTACAAGCAAAAATACTAGGAAAACCATTTGATTATACTTCTGGCGAGCCAGTTGCTCTTATAGAAATCGGAAAAATGAATTTTAAAACTGGAGTACCTTCAGTCTTACCTAATGTGGTAGGAGCTGATTTGTATGGAACAATGGTACATGAACTGGGACATGCATTGGGAATCTCTGGAACTGCTATTTTTGATAAAGATACAAATCAAGCAAAATTTGAAGATATTCCCTCAATTTTTGACAAAGGTTTAATTGATAACAGAGGAAGAAAAATATCTGAGACTACAGGAATTATTTCATATATTGATAATGATAGAAATACAATAGGAAATCCAAATACAGATTTTGATGCTTCTGGAAATGTATACTTTACTGGAAAAAATGTAGCTGAAGTTTTAAAAGATAGTTCATTAAAAGGAGTTCCTATAAATGTAAGATTAGAAGGAGATACTCCAATTCCTGAACTTTCTCATTTAGAAATGGATAGAGGCTTA
This genomic window contains:
- a CDS encoding putative filamentous haemagglutinin adhesin; the encoded protein is MEILKNKLLKRLLIYTYIFFSIFTQSAMAAAKVVDQNRNQQVNVEKAPNGVPIININAPNKNGVSHNYFEEYNVGKEGVLLNNSSKENNKTQLGGIIQGNSNLKGREADVILTEVTGVNRSNIEGYTEIVGKSAEYILANPNGIYLNGAGFINTPRVILTTGKSITDELGDLKGFDIDDGTVVVGSQGIDGKNVRMVDIVSRTAELNGAVYGGEEVNVVLGRNEYNHKTREVKAKAEKDGDKPKVALDAKALGSLYAGKIYLQSTEKGVGVNSQGEMLAGSGDLEIDVNGDLILKDAQAKNDIKIKADNVNIQEKAIAENNININTKDIVNTGSISSNKNIEINSSNIENKGNISSKNINISNKDKIVNTGKISADNVTIASKDMENKELTAVNADITLSGNLKSESLKAVENLNIKAKNIENTGTIAANKKVKIESTNLSNKGNISADSIEIKNENNILNEKNIISSSINMTSKFLYNNGLIQADILTLKITDYLENNGNILGKTTTLNVGQLLNKGTLYGENYLTITSSKYINEDLGIITGGQLFIDGIGDNAGDMSGEKLILTGKEIKNSGNITGRDTVNITADLNNSGTIQGKNLVNITGSIDNKKDIKSENELKISGNIINTGYIYSENAEITGNLNNSGEILSLLNMKISGNITNNKVISSGNKLVLLSDDILNNGRISALEILITGKKFVNSGIMTSDTGIFNIYDFENSGIIHGNKNITISGNQIVNTKLIQSSNDLYLISQNIINKGDIFSRNNMNITSQFFNNSGRIIGDGDLKFDAANYIENSNLIQGKNITLKKIDNSGKLVAKENIKASKVKNTGTISAMKNFEGEGLLNFLFGKLILGENMSLEKELLNEGIISVKGDITAENVSNTGSIISDKDIRLKELDNNGGIIEGKNIEIKNTTVLNNQSGNIRVFDNDSVLSIQAENILNTEGKIQSQGQLELNIFNSFALEGSYTGNGLLKITAVSLTTKTDIENSGDIVLNLTGDFLNNNKFIGGKSITINAVNLVNSNILGSTESFTANLSGRLDNYNKLVLGHGNNMIIASESVINNGFLTSQNNLDINSKDLINNSQIISGNSLILNTESILNGNYSLIYSKNDITMSVKKDFINNKGEIFSENNIKIKALGKVQNNAGIIEAIGDIYIEGEQIENLGEVIENPSVAENISVSTMSESLDLVDRAENNYASTMAYISSGKNITLKTTGDVINREGNISADNDVNITAYRLINENFSGNTAVYSLTGSEATGIDKGTKISAGNNINISAIRTGDGIFSKEINIVNAKDINIKQVILNSSNVERIGTIDIESYITIPEEDKGLFVVNKDLVNSKDILIDSKEKTEVGKDEISIINNSISNEKEPEFKYLIETNIKFTDMGYYLGSDYLFGKIGYNPEKDIKLLGDSFYESRIVNRAIFESTGKRYLNGAVNEKEQMQILLDNSIKAMEDFNLSIGIALTKEQINNLKDDIIWYVEEEVEGVKVLVPKVYLSKETLASLGKINLE
- a CDS encoding putative mechanosensitive ion channel protein — protein: MQNNIENLMKKWGEDLIQVLPGTILRIIWIIFLILIMKHVVNIIIQTLKLLMEKSHIDELLSSFVLSLTKTIIYIGFFFLVIGGLGVKATSLITLLGTAGLAVGLALQGSLSNLAGGVLILFFKPFLKGEYIKSTSGDGTVECIHILYTVLTTPDNSRIIIPNSQLANTAITNISRNAERRVDLAVSVAYGTSEEKVKKVLTEIADRDPNILHDMGYTIRMNKHNSSSLDYVYRVWVKKENYWEVYFSLTEKIAKYFEREGIEIPYQKIDIYSK
- a CDS encoding putative transposase, which gives rise to MQKPTNNNIFFQLNQPKLFNFLQYEISDNDPVRKLSSILEGLDFSSLMQVFSYKTKVHPIRMFSIIVYAYSRNLTSTRDIEMACHENIKFRFLLQDSKIPDHSTISRFLVKTEDILPDLFEQFVEKIFEMENISTETIYIDGTKIEAYANKYTFVWKKSIEKYRTRLDEKILELISNFNDDFNLQYDNFLEIYSYLSNLNFQIVKGRGKRKSKEQKYLELCAEYLEKYQKYSNHFKNLNGRNSYSKTDIDATFMRMKDDHMRNGQLKPGYNLQIGVISEYISSYEIFSNPSDSKTLIPFLEKISSQNLEIKNIVADAGYESISNYEYLEKMDYTSYIKPIYFEKSKIRKFKNDLNRVENLIYNHSENKLFRKDGLELEFLYSNKNNTVQYFWNPETNKKIKYNARFRILSNKSKENVSSNYGKQLRMNRSIQVEGAFAVLKEDMKLRKLKVRSKKSVLREICLFCIAYNFNRYLSRNINNRLGTTLHSLKVA